The Pseudomonas sp. MPC6 nucleotide sequence AGCCAGGTGCGCTCTTCTTCGACAGACGCAGCGTCAGCCGGGTCGGCCGGGGTATCCAGGCTCTCGATGGCGATGCGGTTCTGTTCGATGCGCTCGTGGGTTTCGACTTTCATGTTCTGCAACAGCTCGGAGAAAAAAGCATGTTGCTCGGCATTCATGTAGTCATCCGCCGGCATGGCCAGCAACTTGTCCTTTGTCATTGATTTCTCTATAAAAAAACGTGCATTAAGGCGAATAAGGGAGCGTTCCGGCGGACCTGGTCGGTCAGCGGAAAGGCGCCAGTTGTTCCAAGCGCCACCCGGCACTCAATTTACGAGGGGCGGCAGTCTAAGGCCGACTTGAGGCCTCAGCAACTGAAAAGACAGCGAATTCGTCCGACAAAGCCCCGAAAGTGCTCTATGGCAGGCTATGCGGTGGTTATCGGAGTGCGTTTATAGCAAGAAATTCCATCGAGCGGCTTTACAGAGAAGACAAACGGCTGCGCCACGCGGGTCAGGCGTGGCGCTTTTTGCGGTTTGCTTCGGTTTCAGCGCTTGAGTTTACGCTTGTTGCGGTATTGGTCGATCACCACCGCTAACACAATGATCAAGCCCTTGATGATGTCCTGAATATACGCATCAACCCCGACAAAGGTAAAGCCGCTGGCCATCACCCCGAGGATCAGTGCGCCGATCACGGTGCCGGTGATGCGCCCCACCCCACCGGCCAGGCTGGTGCCGCCGATCACTGCCGCGGCAATCGCGTCCAGCTCATACGACATGCCCATCCCCGCCTGCCCGGTCGCCGCGCGTGCCGAAGCCACCACCCCTGCCAGGCCGGCAAGCAGCCCGGCGATGCTGTAGACGATCACCAGATGGCGCTTGACGTTGATCCCCGAGGTGCGCGCCGCCTGCATGTTGCCGCCGATGGCATAGGTGTACTTGCCGTACTTGGTGTAACGCAACGCGATGTGAAAGATCACCGCGACCACCAGGAAAATCACCACCGGCATCGCGCCGTGGCCGATGGCGGTGTAGGAGTCCGACAGCATGCTCACCGGCTGCCCTTCGGTGTAGTAACGCGCCAGGCCGCGCGCCGAGACCATCATGCCGAGGGTGGCAATGAACGGTGGGATGCCGGTGATGGCAATGATGCTGCCGTTGATCGCCCCCGCCAGCAACCCCACGCCAAGCCCCGCGATCACCGGAATCCACACCGGCAAGTCGGTCAGCGAGGGGAACACCGCCCGGGTAAAGTCGGAGGTCTGGGCCAGGCTGGCGGCGATCATCGCCGACAGCGCCAGCACCGAGCCGGAGGACAGGTCGATACCGGTGGTAATGATGACCTGAGTGACGCCGATGGCCAGCAGGCCGATGATCGACACTTGCAGGATCATCAGCACCAGGCGCTGGGAGTTCATCAGGAAGCTCTGGTCGCGCACGATCCAGCCGAACACTTCGAACACCAGGCCGATGCCGATCAGCACCAGGAAGATACTCAATTCGGTCGGAAAGCGCCGGCGACTCTTGACCGGTACCGTTGCTGGCTTGTTTTCCAGTATCGCGTTCATAACCCATCACCCTTCTATCGCGTCTTTGACGCTGGCCGAGCCAGCGCCGGCATCCATTAGTGAACCGCGGACATGCCCGAGGCCAGTTGCATCACCCGTTCCTGGGTCGCTTCGCTGCGGTCGAGGGTGCCCATCAGATCGCCCTCGTGCATGACCATCACCCGGTCGCTCATGCCGAGTACCTCCGGCAGTTCCGAGGAAATCATGATCACCGCCATGCCCTCGCTGGCCAGGTAGGAAATCAGCCGATAGATCTCGGCCTTGGCGCCGACATCGATGCCGCGGGTCGGCTCGTCGAGAATCAGGATTCGCGGGTTGGTCATCAGCCAGCGCGCCAGCAAGGCCTTCTGCTGATTACCGCCGGACAGCGTGTCGATGCACTGCTCGAGCGACGGAGTTTTCACCCGAAGCTTCTTGCACATGTCTTCGCACAAGGCGCGCAGGGCTTTTTGCTGGATGAATCCGTGGCCGGCGTAGTGCGGCAGCACGGCCATTTCCATGTTTTCCAGGACCGACAGGCACGGGAACAGGCCGCTGAGCTTGCGATCCTCGGTCAACAGCGCGAAGCCCTTCTCGATGGCCATGTGCGGATCGGTAATGCGCACCACCTCGCCATCCAGCCGCATCTCGCCACCGTCGCTCGGGGTGATGCCGAAGATCGCCTCGGCGACATTGGTCCGCCCCGAGCCCATCAACCCGGCGATGCCAAGAATCTCGCCGACATGCAGGTCGAAGGACACGTCCTTGAAAATGCCGTCGAGCTTGAGGTCGCGCACCGACAGCAACAGCTCGCCGATCGGCGTCTCGCGCACCGGGAACAGCTGGCTCAGTTCGCGCCCGACCATCATCGAAATCAGGCTGTCGCCGTCCATGCTGTCGGCCCGCTGCAGGCCGATGTAGGCGCCGTCACGGAACACCGCCACTTCATCGGCGATGCTGAACACTTCGTTCATCTTGTGGGTGATGTAGATGATGCCTTTGCCCTGGCGCTTGAGGTCGGCAATGATCGAAAACAGGTGGGCGACTTCCTTGTCGGTAATGGCCGAGGTCGGTTCGTCCATGATCAGGATGTCCGAGTCGTAGGACACCGCCTTGGCAATCTCGACCATCTGCCGCTCGGCGATGCTCAGGTTGCCGACCTGCTCTTCCGGGTCGAGGTCGATGCGCAGCCGCTCCAGCAGCTTCGCCGTGCAGCGGTGCATCTCGCGGTGGTCGATCATGTGCAGGCCGTTGAGCTGTTCCCGGCCAATCCAGATGTTCTCGGCGATGCTCATGTGCGGCATCAGGTTGAGTTCCTGGTGGATCATCGCGATCCCGGCCTGCAGCGCCGCCAGTGGCGTCTCGAACACCACCGGTTGGCCCCGCAGGCGCAGTTCGCCGGCATCCGGCTGGTAGATGCCGGCGATGATTTTCATCAGGGTGGATTTGCCTGCGCCATTTTCGCCCATCAGCGCCAGCACGGAACCGGGGCGGACCCGCAGCTGCACATCGGACAGGGCCACCACACCGGGAAACCCCTTGCTGACGTTGATGATCTCCAGCAGGTACGGCTCATCGACAGGCATTGCAGTTGGCAGGACACCCACCATCGGGGGGCTCGAAGCGGTCGCTGAAGCGAACATGATCAGGTACTCCATCAGCAAGGTCGCGCTTGCCCCTTGCGTGCTTATTGTTGTTATTGAACGGAAGGACTATTTGAACTGGTCGACGTTGTCCGGGGTGATCAGGCGAAACGGCACCCACACCGCCGACTCGACCGGCTCGTTTTTCGCCATTTTCACCGCGGTGTCGATCGAGCCGTCAGCCTGGCCCTTGGCGTCCTGGAACACCGACGCCGCCAGCGCCCCCTTCTTCACCGCGTTCAAGCCATCCGGCGTACCGTCCACTCCGGCGATCAACACACTGCCCTTGGCCACGCCGGCCTGTTGCAGGGCCATCGCGGCACCGATGGCCATCTCGTCGTTGTTCGAGACCACGGCGTCGAACTTGCGGCCCTGGGTCAGCCAGTCGTTGACCAGGGTCATGCCTTTATCCCGCAGCCAGATGCCGGTCTGCTCTTGCTCGATCTTGATGTTCGGGTATTTGGCCAGCACCTCCTTGACGCCCTGGGTGCGGTTGGTGGTGGAATTGTTCGCGAGGTCGCCCAGCAGAATCACGATATCGCCCTTGCCGCCCATCTTGTCGGCCAGGTACTGCATCTGCATCTCGCCAGCCTCCCGATCGTTGGAGGCGACGGTTACCACGCCTTTGGGCAGGTTCAGGTCATCGGGACGACGGTTGACATAGACCAGCGGGATACCGGCCTTGACTGCGGCCTGGGTGATTTTTCTGGTGGCGGCGGTATCCACCGGGTTGACCACGATGGCGTCGACTTTCTGACTGATAAAGCTTTCCACCTGGCTCAGTTGCTTGACCACGTCGCTGCGTGCGTCTTCGAACTGCAGCTGGACGCCGTCGGGATAGGACTTGGCTTTCTGGTCCATGGATTCGCGCAGGTAGGTCAGCCAGGTGTCATCGAACTGCGACATGCTGACGCCGATCTTCATGTCGGCGAGCGCAGCGCCGCTGGCGAACATCAGGGACAGGGCAAGTGAGGCGAAACGGATCCTGGTCTTCATGAAAAGTCTTTCTCCACATTCTTGTTGGTTTTATGGATAAGGCGTGACGATTTCAGTGAACGGACGAGCGGGAAAAGCGTTGAAACGTAGCGCATGGCAGGGCGCTGGAAATGACTTTATTGGAAATTAATTTCCATATCAACTCATTTTAGAATTTTTCTATGATTTTATTCCATGAGGCCCGAACGGGCTCAATTCCACCACTTGCCGGCGTTCGGCACTGAGCCGCGCGGCGTCTAGCACGCGGGTTGTCGCCAGTGCATCACGGGCGTCCACGGGCAGTGGGCCACCGCTGTGTAACGCGGTTTGCAGCTGTAAATAGAACTGATTCCAGCAGCCTCGCTCGGAGGGCACCCGCTCGCGCACCTCGCCCTGCTCGAACCAGCCCCAGCGACGATGCTCTTCAACGCCCCAGCGTTCGCCTTCGGACCTGGGTGTGAGCCCGGCGAGCGACGCTGCCTCCTGCCCGTCCAGACCGTCGACGCTGTAGCACCCCAGGGTGCCGGTCACCCGAAAGCGCGGCCCGGGGGTGTTTTGCCGACAACTGCCGCCCAGGTGCGAGGTCACGCCACTGGCGTGGGTCAGGGCCATGAAGAAGCCATCGTCGAAGGCCTGGCCCGGCTCCAGATAATCGAGTTCGGCATAAACCCGTTGCACCGGGCCGAACAACAGGAGCGCCTGATCCACCAGATGGCTGCCCAGGTCGCGCAGGAAACCGCCGCCGCTGCCGTTGTTCACCGACTGCGGCGAGTAACGTTCGATCCGCGATTCGAAACGGCTGACCTGCCCCAACGCGCCAGACTCGATGAGTTTGCGCACCGTGAGGAAGTCCGAGTCCCAGCGCCGGTTCTGATAGACGCTGAGCCGCACGCCCTGGCGCTCGGCCATGGTGATCAGGGTTTGCGCCTGCTGCGCATCGGCGGCGAACGGCTTGTCGCTGACCACTGCCACACCGTGTTCGATACCGTCGAGCACCAGCGCCGGACGCCCCTTGAGCGGCGTCGACACCACCAGCACATCGATCCCGGCTTCCACCAGTTGGCCGATGCTGTCGAAGGCCGGCACGCCCGGATGCTCGGCCGCCAGCAACTGTCGGCGCTCCGGTGAGCGGGTCACCACCCCGACAAACTTCGCCGCCGGCAAACTGCTGATCAGCGGAGCATGGAAAAACCGGCCACCGTGGCCGTAACCGACAAGTCCGATACGCATGTGTGCATTCCTTCTTATTGTTCTGTAACCGCTTACTGGGTGAACACGGAATCTGTGGGAGCGGGCTTGCCCGCGATGGCGGCAGCACATTCAACATCATTGTTGCCAGTGACACCGCTTTCGCTGGCAAGCCAGCTCCTACAGGGGGAAAGGGGTTAGCCGTAGAAGTGGGGGCGGTCAGGGAGTGCGACCTTGACGATCTGGCCGCTGTTTTGCGCTTCGATGCAGGCATCCGCCGCCACTGCCGCGGCAAAACCGTCCCACGCCGAAGGCCCACCCACCTGCCCGGCCCGCACGCCATCGATAAAGGCCTGCAGCTCGACGTCATAGGCGGCGATGAAGCGGTCCTTCCAGTCCATCAGAATCGCGTTGGACAGCTTCGCGCCACTGCGCAATTGCACCTGTTGCGGCTCCGGCAGTTTGGCGATGCCGGTCTCCCCCACCACTTCGCACTGGATGTCGTAGCCATATTGGCAATTGACGAACACTTCGACGTCGATGCGCGTGCCCTTGGCGGTTTCCAGCAGCACGATCTGCGGGTCTTTCAAATGCGCCAGGGCTTTGCTGGTCTTGCGCGGGAACACCACCTGCACCGACACGTAGTCATCGTCGAGCAACCAGCGCAGCACATCCAGTTCGTGGATCAGGGTGTCGGTGATCGCCATGTCAGTCTTGTAGTTCTCACCCACGGTCGGGTTGCGGTGCGCGCAATGCAGCATCAATGGCTCGCCGATCTGGCCGCTGTCGATCACCGCTTTGAGTGCCCGATAACCTTCGTCGTACGGCCGCATGAAACCGACCTGGACCAGGCGTTTGCCGTAAGCCACTTCGGCGTCGACGATCTTGCGGCAGCCTTCGGCGGTGACGGCCAGCGGCTTCTCGCAGAACACCGGCTTGCCCGCGGCAATCGCCGCCAACACGAATTCTTCATGGGTCGGGCCCCAGGAGGTGACGAGAATGGCCTCGACTTCCGGCGCCTTGATCAGCGAGTGACCGTCGGGATAGACCTCGGCGGTCAGCTTCAGCTCGGAAACGACGTTCGCCGCCTGCTGCAGGTTGATGTCGGTCACGGCAACGACCTGGCTATTGAGCAAGGTCTGGCTGCAACGACGGATGTGGTCCTGGCCGATGGCCCCGGTGCCGATGACGCCTAACTTCAATGACATGTGCGGACTCCTTGTGGTTGTTCGATTCAGGGCAATCAGTACTGACGGGCCTTGGCCAGTCGTTCGTTGAGGGTTTTGGCCACTTCATTGGTGCGGGCACTGGTGGAGACTTGCGCCACGCCGACCCGCCACCACGACAGGTAGCCGTGAATCATGGTCTTGGGCAGGACCTTGATGTCGATCAGCGTCGACACCGTCTGCAAGCGCGCATCGGCCAGCGCGGCTTGCAGCTCTTCAACCGTGTTCACCTTGTAGGTCTTGCAACCGTAGGCCGCCGCGCTCATGGCGAAATCCACCGGCACGAAACCGCCGTCGAGCTTGCCGGTTTCCGGGTTGCGGAAACGGAACTCGGTGCCGAAGCTGTCCATGCCGTTGCCCATCTGCAGGTTGTTGATGCAGCCGAAGGTCATGTTGTCGAGCAGCACCACGTTGATCTTGCGTCGCTCCTGGATCGAGGTGGCCAGCTCCGAGTGCAGCATCATGTAGGAGCCGTCGCCCACCAGCGCGTAGACCTCGCGCTCAGGCTCGGCGAGCTTCACCCCCAGCGCGGCGTTGACCTCGTAACCCATGCAGGAATAGCCGTACTCGACGTGGTAAGTGTTGACGCCCTTGCTGCGCCAGCTGCGCTGCAAGTCGCCGGGCAGGCTGCCGGCGGCGGCGACGATCACCGCGTCGTCGGCCAGGGATTGATTGAGCACGCCGAGCACGCGGCTCTGGGTCAGGCAGGAGCCGGTCAGCTCGATGAATTCGCGCAGCACCGCCGGGTCCAGGTGGTCGTTGATTTCCGGAACGAAATCCTCGGCCTGGTATTGCACCTGATACAGGCGATCGACTTCCTCATCCAGCTGCGCCTTGGCCTGACGGGGTTGGTCGCCCCAGCCCGAGCGGTAATCGCCCAGAGCTTCGGCCAGTGCCTGCAAACCGGTTCTGGCATCTGCCAGCAGCTGCACGCCGTCGAGTTTCAGGGCATCGCAGGGGCTGATATTGAGGTTGAGAAATTGCACCTGCGGATCCTGGAACAAGGACTTCGACGCCGTGGTGAAGTCGCTGTAGCGGGTGCCGATCCCGATGATCAGATCAGCGTCCCTGGCCAGCAGGTTCGCGGCCAGGCACCCGGTTTCGCCGATGCCGCCGACGTTCAGCGGATGGCTGGACACCACCGCGCTCTTGCCGGCCTGGGTTTCGGCAAAGGGGATCGCAAAGCGCTCGGCAAACGCCTGCAATGCGGCGTTGGCCCCGGAGTACTTGACCCCGCCGCCGCAGATAATCAGCGGTTTGCGCTTGCCTTTGAACAGCGCGAGCGCATCACCGAGCATCGCTGCAGTGGCCGGACGACGCTCGATGCGGTGCACGCGTTTTTGCAGGAAGTAATCCGGGTAGTCGTAGGCCCCGGCTTGAACGTCCTGCGGCAAGGCCAGGGTCACCGCGCCGGTTTCGGCGGGGTCGGTGAGCACGCGCATGGCGTGGATCGCCGCGCTCATCAGTTGCTCGGGGCGGTTGATCCGGTCCCAGTATTTGCTCACGGCCTTGAACGCGTCGTTGGTGCTGATGCTCAGGTCGTGGAACTGCTCGATCTGTTGCAGCACCGGGTCCGGCTGGCGGCAGGCGTAGACGTCGCCGGGCAACAGCAGCAAGGGAATGCGGTTGGCCGTTGCCGTCGCGGCAGCGGTCAGCATATTCGCCGCGCCGGGGCCGACCGATGAGGAACAGGCGTAGATCTTGCGCCGCAGATTTTGCTTGGCGAAGCCGATGGCGGCATGGGCCATGCCTTGCTCGTTGCGGCCCTGATGGACGATCAGGTCACCGCTGTCCTGCTCCAGGGCTTGCCCCAGGCCGAGCACATTGCCGTGACCGAAAATGGTAAAGATCCCGGCG carries:
- a CDS encoding ABC transporter permease; this encodes MNAILENKPATVPVKSRRRFPTELSIFLVLIGIGLVFEVFGWIVRDQSFLMNSQRLVLMILQVSIIGLLAIGVTQVIITTGIDLSSGSVLALSAMIAASLAQTSDFTRAVFPSLTDLPVWIPVIAGLGVGLLAGAINGSIIAITGIPPFIATLGMMVSARGLARYYTEGQPVSMLSDSYTAIGHGAMPVVIFLVVAVIFHIALRYTKYGKYTYAIGGNMQAARTSGINVKRHLVIVYSIAGLLAGLAGVVASARAATGQAGMGMSYELDAIAAAVIGGTSLAGGVGRITGTVIGALILGVMASGFTFVGVDAYIQDIIKGLIIVLAVVIDQYRNKRKLKR
- a CDS encoding sugar ABC transporter ATP-binding protein; translation: MFASATASSPPMVGVLPTAMPVDEPYLLEIINVSKGFPGVVALSDVQLRVRPGSVLALMGENGAGKSTLMKIIAGIYQPDAGELRLRGQPVVFETPLAALQAGIAMIHQELNLMPHMSIAENIWIGREQLNGLHMIDHREMHRCTAKLLERLRIDLDPEEQVGNLSIAERQMVEIAKAVSYDSDILIMDEPTSAITDKEVAHLFSIIADLKRQGKGIIYITHKMNEVFSIADEVAVFRDGAYIGLQRADSMDGDSLISMMVGRELSQLFPVRETPIGELLLSVRDLKLDGIFKDVSFDLHVGEILGIAGLMGSGRTNVAEAIFGITPSDGGEMRLDGEVVRITDPHMAIEKGFALLTEDRKLSGLFPCLSVLENMEMAVLPHYAGHGFIQQKALRALCEDMCKKLRVKTPSLEQCIDTLSGGNQQKALLARWLMTNPRILILDEPTRGIDVGAKAEIYRLISYLASEGMAVIMISSELPEVLGMSDRVMVMHEGDLMGTLDRSEATQERVMQLASGMSAVH
- a CDS encoding sugar ABC transporter substrate-binding protein yields the protein MKTRIRFASLALSLMFASGAALADMKIGVSMSQFDDTWLTYLRESMDQKAKSYPDGVQLQFEDARSDVVKQLSQVESFISQKVDAIVVNPVDTAATRKITQAAVKAGIPLVYVNRRPDDLNLPKGVVTVASNDREAGEMQMQYLADKMGGKGDIVILLGDLANNSTTNRTQGVKEVLAKYPNIKIEQEQTGIWLRDKGMTLVNDWLTQGRKFDAVVSNNDEMAIGAAMALQQAGVAKGSVLIAGVDGTPDGLNAVKKGALAASVFQDAKGQADGSIDTAVKMAKNEPVESAVWVPFRLITPDNVDQFK
- a CDS encoding Gfo/Idh/MocA family oxidoreductase produces the protein MRIGLVGYGHGGRFFHAPLISSLPAAKFVGVVTRSPERRQLLAAEHPGVPAFDSIGQLVEAGIDVLVVSTPLKGRPALVLDGIEHGVAVVSDKPFAADAQQAQTLITMAERQGVRLSVYQNRRWDSDFLTVRKLIESGALGQVSRFESRIERYSPQSVNNGSGGGFLRDLGSHLVDQALLLFGPVQRVYAELDYLEPGQAFDDGFFMALTHASGVTSHLGGSCRQNTPGPRFRVTGTLGCYSVDGLDGQEAASLAGLTPRSEGERWGVEEHRRWGWFEQGEVRERVPSERGCWNQFYLQLQTALHSGGPLPVDARDALATTRVLDAARLSAERRQVVELSPFGPHGIKS
- a CDS encoding Gfo/Idh/MocA family oxidoreductase; this encodes MSLKLGVIGTGAIGQDHIRRCSQTLLNSQVVAVTDINLQQAANVVSELKLTAEVYPDGHSLIKAPEVEAILVTSWGPTHEEFVLAAIAAGKPVFCEKPLAVTAEGCRKIVDAEVAYGKRLVQVGFMRPYDEGYRALKAVIDSGQIGEPLMLHCAHRNPTVGENYKTDMAITDTLIHELDVLRWLLDDDYVSVQVVFPRKTSKALAHLKDPQIVLLETAKGTRIDVEVFVNCQYGYDIQCEVVGETGIAKLPEPQQVQLRSGAKLSNAILMDWKDRFIAAYDVELQAFIDGVRAGQVGGPSAWDGFAAAVAADACIEAQNSGQIVKVALPDRPHFYG
- the iolD gene encoding 3D-(3,5/4)-trihydroxycyclohexane-1,2-dione acylhydrolase (decyclizing); protein product: MTTTRLTMAQALVKFLDNQYIEVDGVQSKFVAGIFTIFGHGNVLGLGQALEQDSGDLIVHQGRNEQGMAHAAIGFAKQNLRRKIYACSSSVGPGAANMLTAAATATANRIPLLLLPGDVYACRQPDPVLQQIEQFHDLSISTNDAFKAVSKYWDRINRPEQLMSAAIHAMRVLTDPAETGAVTLALPQDVQAGAYDYPDYFLQKRVHRIERRPATAAMLGDALALFKGKRKPLIICGGGVKYSGANAALQAFAERFAIPFAETQAGKSAVVSSHPLNVGGIGETGCLAANLLARDADLIIGIGTRYSDFTTASKSLFQDPQVQFLNLNISPCDALKLDGVQLLADARTGLQALAEALGDYRSGWGDQPRQAKAQLDEEVDRLYQVQYQAEDFVPEINDHLDPAVLREFIELTGSCLTQSRVLGVLNQSLADDAVIVAAAGSLPGDLQRSWRSKGVNTYHVEYGYSCMGYEVNAALGVKLAEPEREVYALVGDGSYMMLHSELATSIQERRKINVVLLDNMTFGCINNLQMGNGMDSFGTEFRFRNPETGKLDGGFVPVDFAMSAAAYGCKTYKVNTVEELQAALADARLQTVSTLIDIKVLPKTMIHGYLSWWRVGVAQVSTSARTNEVAKTLNERLAKARQY